Proteins from one Telopea speciosissima isolate NSW1024214 ecotype Mountain lineage chromosome 1, Tspe_v1, whole genome shotgun sequence genomic window:
- the LOC122641872 gene encoding WAT1-related protein At1g68170-like — protein sequence MAGEFCNFVDGLKPAMVMVATQIIFAGVNVFYKLASRDGMDLRILIAYRYIFATIFFAPLAFFLERNSRPKLTWMVTFQAFLCGLFGGTLAQNLYLSSLTLTSVTFAAAMTILVPAITYIMAVTLGLERLGIRTLAGKAKMMGTTIGIGGAMVLTFYKGTEINIWSTKVDLTRGVGSRVTFTSASHANLGSHILGSLLALGCCFSYAIWLIVQTKMIKRYPCYLSCSALMCMMGSITGVIYALSIERKWEEWKLGWNIRLWTVAYAGIMASGLMFTMTTWGVKARGPLFVSVFNPLGLVLVAIVDSLLLNEKLHVGSVVGAALIVVGLYVVLWGKGTEMKKMADQLMPSKGSKEAKEIEVVVTITTPSSSPAAIDTSTTNNS from the exons ATGGCTGGTGAGTTCTGCAACTTTGTTGATGGGTTGAAACCGGCGATGGTGATGGTAGCGACTCAGATCATATTTGCGGGAGTAAATGTATTCTATAAGCTGGCAAGCAGGGATGGGATGGACCTGCGAATCTTGATTGCCTACAGATACATCTTCGCTACCATTTTCTTTGCTCCCCTTGCTTTCTTCCTCGAAAG AAATAGCAGACCAAAGTTGACATGGATGGTTACCTTTCAAGCGTTTCTTTGTGGCTTATTTGG GGGGACATTGGCTCAAAACCTATACTTGTCAAGCTTAACGTTAACGTCAGTGACATTTGCAGCGGCCATGACAATCCTGGTTCCAGCCATAACCTACATCATGGCTGTGACTCTCGG GTTAGAGAGATTAGGGATTCGAACATTAGCAGGGAAAGCGAAGATGATGGGGACTACCATAGGCATAGGAGGGGCAATGGTGCTGACCTTCTATAAAGGTACAGAGATCAACATTTGGTCAACCAAAGTTGACCTTACTCGTGGGGTTGGGAGCAGAGTAACCTTCACGTCAGCTTCGCACGCAAATCTTGGTAGTCACATATTGGGCTCATTACTGGCTCTTGGTTGTTGTTTCTCTTATGCAATCTGGTTGATTGTTCAG ACTAAGATGATCAAGAGGTACCCATGCTACTTATCATGCTCGGCTCTAATGTGTATGATGGGGTCCATAACCGGCGTCATTTATGCTTTAAGCATTGAGAGGAAATGGGAGGAGTGGAAGCTTGGATGGAACATCAGGCTTTGGACTGTGGCTTACGCG GGAATAATGGCATCTGGGCTGATGTTTACGATGACAACATGGGGGGTAAAGGCAAGGGGCCCACTCTTTGTATCAGTTTTCAATCCTTTAGGACTAGTGTTGGTGGCAATCGTGGACTCCTTGCTTCTCAACGAGAAGTTACATGTTGGAAG CGTTGTAGGGGCAGCGTTGATAGTGGTGGGGTTGTATGTTGTGCTTTGGGGGAAGGGaacggagatgaagaagatggctGATCAGCTTATGCCGTCGAAGGGATCCAAAGAAGCAAAGGAAATCGAGGTGGTTGTCACTATTACCACCCCCTCTTCTTCACCCGCTGCCATTGACACCTCCACCACAAACAATTCATAG